The nucleotide sequence CCGAAGGAGCGAAGACTCCCTGGTGGTCGATTGCACGCCCGGATAGCCTGTGGCGCACACCACCTCGAGGGCGTGCGCCAGGCCGCACCGAGGGAGGACTTCAGCATGGACGGCACCACGGCACCGGAGTGCATCACCCCTCCCCTCGGGCAGCCCCCGGCCGGAGACACGATCCGGGATCTCGCCGAGCGATCGGGTTGCCGCCTTCGGCGCGAACTCCGACGCCTTCGCGATCCTCTTCCTGGCCTGCGCCTCCCTGGGCGCGGTGCACGTGCCGGTGAACTTCGCTCTCAAGGGCGAGGAGTTGCGCCACATCCTGCGCAATGCGGACGTCGCCCTGATCGCCGCGGACCCCGCCCTGCTGGGCCTGGCCGAGGAAACGGCAGCCGATCTGACCCGCGAGCGCGGCGCCGAGGACCGGCCGCTGGTGGCCATGCCGCTGTACTACTCGGCGACTCTGCACGTGCTCCTCATGCCCTACCTGTGCCTGGGCGCCTCGATCCGCCTGATCGCCAAGCCGGACATCCCCGCCATGCTCGAGCTGGTGGAGCACGAGCACCTCTCCTCACTGTTTCTGGCCCCCACCGTGTGGGTCCCCCTGAGCTCGCGCCCTCAGCTGGAGACCCGCGCCCTGTCCTCGCTGACCCAGGCGCAGTACGGCGCTTCGATCATGCCGTCCACGGTGCTGCAGAGACTGCGCGACCGGTTCCCCAGGCTGGGCTTCTACAACTGCTTCGGGCAGTCCGAGCTGGGTCCCCTGTGCACCGTGCTTCGCCCCGAGGAGCACGACCTGCGCCCGACGTCGTGCGGCCGCCCGGTCTTCCACGTGGAGGCGCGCGTGATGACCGCCGACGGCACCCCGGCCGGTGCGGGTGAACCCGGCGAGATCCAATACCGCTCCCCGCAGCTGATGTCCGGCTACTGGGGGCGCCCGGAGCAGACGGAGGAGAGCTTCGCGGACGGGTGGTTCCGCTCGGGAGATCAGGTCACCCGCGATTCGATGGGCTTCATCGAGGTGGTCGACCGGATCAAGGACGTCATCAACACCGGCGGCGTGCTGGTGGCCCCGCGCGAGATCGAGGACTGCCTCTACCGACTGCCCGAGGTCGCCGAGGTGGCGGTGCTCGGACTTCCCGACGAGCGCTGGGGCGAGGCCATCACTGCGGTGATCGTGGTGCATCCCGACCAGCAGCTCACCGCGGAGACGGTCCGCCGGCACGCCCGCGAGCGCCTGGCCGACTACAAGGTGCCCAAGCGCGTGGAGTTCGTGGCCGAGCTGCCGCGCAACCAGTCCGGCAAGCTGCTCAAGCGCGAGCTGCGCGCTCAGCGCACGGCTCCGAGCGACTGACAGCGGCGGGGCGATCCGCCCGGCAGGATCGCCCCGCCGCGCACTCACCGGCCCCGCAGCACGGGCTCCAGTGCCTCCAGCACGGCCGGATCCTCGATGGTCGAGGGCACCGGCGCCTCCTGGCCATCGGCCATCTGGCGCATGGTCTTGCGCAGGATCTTCCCGGAGCGGGTCTTGGGCAGGGCCTCGACCACCGCGATCTGCTTGAGGTCGGCGACCGCGCCGATCTCCCGGCGCACAAGCTGCACGAGCTCCTCGCTGAGCTGCTCCTGCGAGGTCTCGATGCCCTGCTTGACCACCACGTATCCGCACGGGCGCTGCCCCTTGAGCTCATCGGCCACGCCGATCACGGCGCACTCGGCCACCGCGGGGTGCTGGGCCAGGGCCTGCTCGAGCGCACCGGTGGAGAGCCGGTGGCCGGAGACGTTGATGACATCGTCGGTGCGGCCCATCACGAAGACGTAGCCGTCCTCGTCGATCCGCCCGGAGTCGCCCGTGACGTAGTACCCGGGGAAGGCCTCCAGGTAGGCGCTGCGGAAGCGGTCGTCGCTGCCCCACAGGGTGGCCAGCGTGCCCGGCGGCATCGGCAGGCGCACGGCGATGTTGCCCTCCTCCCCCTGCGGCACCGGCTCGCCCAGCGGATCCAGGATCTCGATCTCGTAGCCCGGGATCGGCACCGTGGAAGAGCCGGACTTCAGCGGCAGCTGCTCCAGGCCCACCGGATTGCCGCTGATGGCCCAGCCCGTCTCGGTCTGCCACCAGTGATCGACCACGGGGATATCCAGCGCCCTGCCCGCCCAGCTCCAGGTCTCCGGGTCCAGGCGCTCGCCAGCCACGAACAGCGTGTCCAGGTTCGACAGATCGTGCTCGGCCACCAGCTCGCCCTCGGGGTCCTGCCTGCGGATGGCCCGCAGCGCGGTGGGGGCGGTGAAGAAGGCCTTCACGCGGTGCTCGGCCACCAGCCGCCAGAACGCACCGGCATCCGGGGTGCCCACCGGCTTGCCCTCGTAGAGCACGGTCGTGGCCCCGGCCAGCAGCGGCGCGTAGACGATGTAGGAGTGGCCCACGACCCAGCCCACGTCCGAGGCGGTGCACATGACCTCGCCGGGGCCGATGTCGTAGATGTTGGCCATGGACCAGCTCAGCGCCACGGCGTGGCCGCCGTTGTCCCGCACGACGCCCTTGGGGCTGCCGGTCGTGCCGGAGGTGTAGAGGATGTAGAGCGGATCGGTGGCAGCGACCTCGACCGGCTCGGCAGGCTCGGCGGCCTCGACCGCCTCCTGCCAGTCCACCCACTCCAGGCCGTCGACGGCCGCGCGCTCGCGCATGCCCGCGACGTCGTGCTCGAAGCCCTCGCGCCCGACCACCAGCACCGCAGACGGCTTATGCTCGGCCATCTGCACCGCCTCCTCCACGGAGGGCAGGTACTCGATGCGTCGCTTGGGCTCCACTCCGCCGGAGGCCGTGATGACGGCGCGCGGGGCGCAGTCGTCGATCCGCACGGCGAGCTCGCGCGGGGCGAAGCCGCCGAAGACCACCGAGTGCACCGCGCCCAGCCGGGCGCAGGCCAGCATGGAGATCAGCGCCTCCGGGATCATCGGGAGGTAGATGAGCACCCGATCGCCCTTCTGCACGCCCAGCTCCCGCAGGGCCCCGGCGGCCCGCGCCACCCGGTCCTGCAGCTGGGCATAGGTGATCGTCTCCTGCCGCTCGAGCACGGCGGAGTCGTAGATGATGGCCGCCTGATCCCCGCGACCGGCCGCGACGTGGCGGTCCACCGCATTGGCGCACGTGTTGAGCGTGGCCTCCGGGAACCAGCGGAAGATCGGGTCGCCGGAACCATCCAGCGCCCGGCTGGGCGGCGTCATCCAGTCGATGCCCTGGGCTGCCTCCAGCCAGAAGCCCTCCCGATCCTCGACGCTGCGCCGCCACGCCCCGGAGTAGGTGCCGTCGCCGGGCAGCGTGCGCTCGGCGGTTGTGGTGGGGCGGGGCTGGTCCGCGCTGTGCTGGCTCATGGATGCTCCTTGTCCGTGCTGTGCGTGGCTCGTGGGCCGGTCCGGTCCGGGGCGCCGCGCAGGCAATGCACGCGGTGCGCCGCCGCCGGGCCCGCCCGGTTCCATGTCCGCCACACTAGTGACTCAGCTCACTCAGCACCACCCCTGTGTATACATTGATGCCCATCGCCTGCTCGGCGACGTGACAGGAACCACGGTCCGTGGCAGGGTGTGTATACACAGCAGGCGCCGCGAGCACGTCGGGCGCGCACCGAGTCCCCGGGCGGAGAGGAGCACCATGCGAGCAGGTCAGCGCGTGCACCTCCAGCTGCGCACGGAGATCCTCAACGGAGATCTCGCCCCCGGGGCACCCCTGGGGGAGGTCGAGCTCTCCGAGCGCTTCGGGACCTCCCGCACGCCGGTGCGCGAGGCCCTGGGCCTGCTGGCCGCCGACGGCCTGGCCGAGCAGATCGGAGGCCGCGGCACGGCGGTCAGCCGGATCAGCGCCGCGGACATCGAGCCGCTGTTCGAGCTCCGCGAGGCCCTCGAGGTCAAGGCCGCTCGACTGGCGGCGGTGCGCTGCACGCCGGGCGACTTCGTGCACCTGGGCGAGGAGCTGCAGGGCATCTCGATCCAGCTGGACCAAGACCCCATCCCAGACGAGTACTACGAGCTCGTC is from Kocuria palustris and encodes:
- a CDS encoding AMP-binding protein, producing the protein MAHTTSRACARPHRGRTSAWTAPRHRSASPLPSGSPRPETRSGISPSDRVAAFGANSDAFAILFLACASLGAVHVPVNFALKGEELRHILRNADVALIAADPALLGLAEETAADLTRERGAEDRPLVAMPLYYSATLHVLLMPYLCLGASIRLIAKPDIPAMLELVEHEHLSSLFLAPTVWVPLSSRPQLETRALSSLTQAQYGASIMPSTVLQRLRDRFPRLGFYNCFGQSELGPLCTVLRPEEHDLRPTSCGRPVFHVEARVMTADGTPAGAGEPGEIQYRSPQLMSGYWGRPEQTEESFADGWFRSGDQVTRDSMGFIEVVDRIKDVINTGGVLVAPREIEDCLYRLPEVAEVAVLGLPDERWGEAITAVIVVHPDQQLTAETVRRHARERLADYKVPKRVEFVAELPRNQSGKLLKRELRAQRTAPSD
- a CDS encoding acetate--CoA ligase; amino-acid sequence: MSQHSADQPRPTTTAERTLPGDGTYSGAWRRSVEDREGFWLEAAQGIDWMTPPSRALDGSGDPIFRWFPEATLNTCANAVDRHVAAGRGDQAAIIYDSAVLERQETITYAQLQDRVARAAGALRELGVQKGDRVLIYLPMIPEALISMLACARLGAVHSVVFGGFAPRELAVRIDDCAPRAVITASGGVEPKRRIEYLPSVEEAVQMAEHKPSAVLVVGREGFEHDVAGMRERAAVDGLEWVDWQEAVEAAEPAEPVEVAATDPLYILYTSGTTGSPKGVVRDNGGHAVALSWSMANIYDIGPGEVMCTASDVGWVVGHSYIVYAPLLAGATTVLYEGKPVGTPDAGAFWRLVAEHRVKAFFTAPTALRAIRRQDPEGELVAEHDLSNLDTLFVAGERLDPETWSWAGRALDIPVVDHWWQTETGWAISGNPVGLEQLPLKSGSSTVPIPGYEIEILDPLGEPVPQGEEGNIAVRLPMPPGTLATLWGSDDRFRSAYLEAFPGYYVTGDSGRIDEDGYVFVMGRTDDVINVSGHRLSTGALEQALAQHPAVAECAVIGVADELKGQRPCGYVVVKQGIETSQEQLSEELVQLVRREIGAVADLKQIAVVEALPKTRSGKILRKTMRQMADGQEAPVPSTIEDPAVLEALEPVLRGR
- a CDS encoding GntR family transcriptional regulator, whose protein sequence is MRAGQRVHLQLRTEILNGDLAPGAPLGEVELSERFGTSRTPVREALGLLAADGLAEQIGGRGTAVSRISAADIEPLFELREALEVKAARLAAVRCTPGDFVHLGEELQGISIQLDQDPIPDEYYELVARMDQMIDDAAANPWLVTALETVRTQLIRVRRLSSHDPSRLVSAAQEHAAIARAIASGSEQLAEAAVRLHLHQALSAALEKTETTASERTS